One Burkholderia vietnamiensis LMG 10929 genomic window carries:
- a CDS encoding OmpW/AlkL family protein has protein sequence MKKVIAAGVVACMSTLASAQQAGDNVATLGWLHIMPQDSTNGLTTNLANMPINGPLRLPGSFTSPGTSLTVNNADTVGLTLTHFFTDHIAVTSVLGVPPEFTLTGHGVIRPPGPSGALGSVDMDKTSNQPAVKNARQWSPTVILQYYFNAPTAKFRPFVGIGVAYSWFSNIELNGNFARDINENLGSVLAAGAGKPGPTSVEGKASSSFTPVYNIGASYAIDKHWGLTATLTYMPLKTYSSLVIKAADGSTLATTRTRLKADPLITFVGISYKF, from the coding sequence ATGAAGAAGGTGATTGCCGCGGGTGTCGTCGCATGCATGTCGACGCTCGCATCGGCGCAGCAGGCGGGTGACAACGTCGCGACGCTGGGCTGGCTGCACATCATGCCGCAGGATTCGACCAACGGGCTGACGACCAATCTCGCCAACATGCCGATCAACGGGCCGCTGCGGCTGCCCGGCTCGTTCACGTCGCCGGGCACCAGCCTGACGGTGAACAACGCCGATACGGTCGGCCTCACGCTCACGCACTTTTTCACCGACCACATCGCGGTGACCTCGGTACTCGGCGTGCCGCCCGAATTCACGCTGACCGGGCACGGCGTGATCCGGCCGCCGGGGCCGTCCGGCGCGCTCGGCTCGGTCGACATGGACAAGACGTCGAACCAGCCGGCCGTGAAGAACGCGCGGCAATGGAGTCCGACCGTCATTCTTCAGTACTACTTCAATGCGCCGACCGCGAAGTTTCGTCCGTTCGTCGGGATCGGCGTCGCGTACAGCTGGTTCAGCAACATCGAGCTGAACGGCAACTTCGCGAGGGACATCAACGAGAACCTCGGCAGCGTGCTGGCGGCCGGGGCCGGCAAGCCGGGACCGACGTCGGTGGAGGGCAAGGCGTCGTCGTCGTTTACGCCCGTCTACAACATCGGCGCGAGCTACGCGATCGACAAGCACTGGGGGCTGACGGCAACGCTGACCTACATGCCGCTGAAGACTTACTCGTCGCTCGTGATCAAGGCGGCCGACGGCTCGACGCTCGCCACCACGCGCACCAGGCTGAAGGCCGATCCGCTGATTACGTTCGTCGGGATTTCCTACAAGTTCTGA